One genomic region from Gadus morhua chromosome 9, gadMor3.0, whole genome shotgun sequence encodes:
- the LOC115550281 gene encoding alpha-1,3-mannosyl-glycoprotein 4-beta-N-acetylglucosaminyltransferase C-like produces the protein MRLVVKAVDRMRCFRKRATIPVLVFLITFLLFFNLYMDNEYVLEAEKRPLGETLLPPGPPGPPERDVPGLREPANFSGSINVTYRYLAGLPLNRRKFLTIGLSSVKRRKGNYLIETIKSIFDQSSYEELQQMVVVVHLADFDLAWCDHLVQEISRRFAHHILAGRLLVIQAPEEYYPPLDGLKRNFNDPDDRVRFRSKQNVDYAFLLNFCAELSDFYMMLEDDVRCSRNFLTSLKKVISSREGSYWVMLEFSKLGYIGKLYRSGDLPRLARFLLLFYQEMPCDWLLLHFRGLLAQKDVIRFRPSLFQHMGYYSSYNGAENKLQDDDFEEDSADVPDNPPARLHTNIHVFESYDVGRAYSSVAEEYFWGKPPFTGDFLVVIFNKSARISRIRVVTGSDDRQSDVLRRGALEVGRRLTESRQGQQCTSYITLGEFKDGRIEVHNVHHKIGFEVQCVRIVVTASQEDWLIVRTVSVWTAQPSPL, from the exons GAGGCGGAGAAACGGCCCCTGGGCGAGACGCTGCTGCCCccgggccccccagggcccccagAGAGAGACGTACCCGGGCTCCGGGAGCCGGCCAACTTCTCGGGGAGCATCAACGTGACGTACCGCTACCTGGCGGGCCTGCCCCTGAACCGCAGGA AGTTCCTCACCATCGGCCTGTCATCCGTCAAACGGAGAAAGGGGAACTACCTGATAGAAACTATCAAGTCCATCTTCGACCAGTCCAGCTACGAGGAGCTACAgcagatggtggtggtggtccacCTGGCGGACTTCGACCTGGCGTGGTGTGACCACCTGGTGCAGGAGATCTCCCGGAGGTTTGCCCACCACATTCTCGCCGGGCGCCTGCTGGTCATCCAGGCTCCGGAGGAGTACTACCCGCCTCTGGACGGTCTGAAGAGGAACTTCAACGACCCCGACGACCGGGTCCGGTTCCGCTCCAAGCAGAACGTCGACTACGCCTTCCTGCTCAACTTCTGCGCCGAGCTCTCGGACTTCTACATGATGCTGGAGGACGACGTGCGCTGCTCCAGGAATTTCCTGACCTCCCTGAAGAAGGTGATCTCCTCCCGGGAAGGCTCCTACTGGGTGATGCTGGAGTTCTCCAAGCTGGGGTATATCGGGAAGCTGTACCGCTCGGGGGACCTGCCGCGCCTGGCCCGCTTCCTGCTGCTCTTCTACCAGGAGATGCCGTGCgactggctcctcctccacttcaggGGCCTGCTGGCCCAGAAGGACGTGATCCGCTTCCGGCCCTCGCTGTTCCAGCACATGGGCTATTACTCCTCGTACAACGGCGCCGAGAACAAGCTGCAGGACGACGACTTCGAGGAGGACTCGGCGGACGTCCCCGACAACCCGCCCGCCCGCCTGCACACCAACATCCACGTGTTCGAGAGCTACGACGTCGGCCGGGCCTACAGCAGCGTCGCCGAGGAGTACTTCTGGGGGAAGCCGCCGTTCACCGGGGACTTCTTGGTCGTCATCTTTAACAAGTCCGCCAGGATCAGCCGGATCAGGGTCGTCACGGGGTCGGACGACCGGCAGAGCGACGTCCTGCGCCGCGGGGCGCTGGAGGTCGGGCGGAGGCTCACGGAGTCCAGGCAGGGCCAGCAGTGCACCTCCTACATCACGCTGGGGGAGTTTAAGGACGGCCGCATCGAGGTGCACAACGTGCACCATAAGATCGGCTTTGAGGTCCAGTGCGTTCGGATAGTGGTGACGGCCAGTCAGGAGGACTGGCTCATCGTGAGGACGGTCAGCGTGTGGACCGCCCAGCCCTCTCCACTCTGA